Proteins encoded within one genomic window of Sphingomonas sp. NBWT7:
- a CDS encoding HAMP domain-containing sensor histidine kinase translates to MQHRMAFMRASEPIGGAVHVATTQTDSAAAIPVAAEPADLAVTRALRSAMAAAGHDLMQPLQIISHALERLDLAEQLAADRVWIEAARTQVRRMARGLADLVGAAISQEPFGPPVLQCLGAIMDETEAVWAKSAAAGGVRLEIARLSVPVRTDRVRMRSILDNLIGNALKYGRGFVRVSTWRSAGKVRVDVLSDGTAIPADTQARLFEAFYQADASSDGLGLGLSIVREHCLALGHFVEVASGENGTRFSIVFEGSADS, encoded by the coding sequence ATGCAGCATCGGATGGCATTCATGAGGGCATCTGAGCCGATCGGCGGCGCTGTCCATGTCGCGACAACGCAGACGGACAGCGCTGCCGCCATTCCTGTAGCGGCGGAGCCGGCTGACCTGGCAGTTACCCGCGCCCTGCGCTCGGCTATGGCAGCTGCTGGCCATGATCTAATGCAGCCGCTCCAGATCATCTCGCACGCGCTCGAGAGGCTGGACCTGGCGGAGCAGCTGGCTGCCGATCGTGTCTGGATTGAGGCCGCTCGAACGCAGGTGCGCCGGATGGCGCGTGGGCTGGCCGATCTTGTCGGGGCCGCGATCTCGCAGGAGCCGTTCGGCCCACCCGTCCTTCAATGCCTGGGAGCCATCATGGACGAGACCGAGGCGGTCTGGGCGAAGTCCGCCGCCGCCGGAGGCGTCAGACTTGAGATCGCTCGTCTGTCCGTCCCCGTCCGCACCGACCGCGTACGCATGCGTTCGATCCTGGACAACTTGATCGGCAACGCCCTGAAATATGGGCGAGGCTTTGTCAGGGTGAGCACCTGGCGGAGCGCAGGGAAGGTTCGCGTAGACGTCTTGAGCGACGGGACCGCCATCCCCGCTGACACCCAGGCCCGCCTCTTCGAGGCATTCTATCAGGCCGATGCATCAAGCGACGGGCTTGGTCTCGGCCTCTCGATCGTGCGGGAGCACTGCCTTGCTCTGGGGCACTTCGTCGAGGTTGCGTCCGGAGAAAACGGCACGCGGTTCAGCATCGTCTTCGAGGGCTCTGCTGACAGCTGA
- a CDS encoding M48 family metalloprotease: MAIDVRSATEAYLHLIPLARELAATAYTREAHWLLLCSKLVALAIAALLARIDLAAMLAASLRSRAKPNRSAFAISFVILFSYFALEMPWFAVADWHRERSYGFSHQPLAAWAAEYAIQSLVTALVGAPLLAGFYAAARRTGPRWWVWGTGLAALGLVLALVVQPVALAPILHRYAPAPAGEMRTAVERLVASGGVGGVGGDRILVYDGSRQSSRYTASVTGIGSSATVLLSDAMFAQGADVGAVRAVVAHELGHQRHAHPLQLAIFLTFVVGVGLLVAQRSFKSSARLLGRSELSLADPAGLPILLGIFAVYTLVTTPLVNTAERLVEADADRYGLELAREPDGMARAVLATADYRASRPTRLEEFLFYDHPSNARRIEAAMEWKADHAASAASALRCADCRSGNAARPSADLAGAEKCNAASDGIHEGI; encoded by the coding sequence ATGGCCATCGATGTCAGATCGGCGACGGAAGCCTACCTTCACCTCATCCCGCTTGCGCGCGAGCTTGCCGCGACCGCGTACACGAGAGAAGCGCACTGGCTCCTGCTCTGCTCCAAGCTGGTGGCGCTCGCCATCGCCGCGTTGCTTGCTCGGATCGATCTGGCAGCGATGCTGGCCGCCAGCCTCCGATCGCGAGCGAAACCAAACCGGTCCGCGTTCGCGATCAGTTTCGTGATCCTCTTCTCCTACTTCGCCCTAGAGATGCCCTGGTTCGCCGTGGCGGACTGGCACCGCGAGCGTTCGTACGGCTTCTCGCATCAGCCGCTTGCAGCCTGGGCGGCAGAATATGCGATCCAGTCTCTCGTGACGGCACTCGTCGGCGCCCCGCTGCTCGCCGGCTTCTACGCGGCGGCACGCCGCACGGGCCCACGCTGGTGGGTGTGGGGAACCGGGCTTGCGGCACTAGGACTCGTTCTCGCGCTCGTGGTCCAGCCTGTCGCGCTTGCTCCCATTCTTCATCGCTACGCGCCCGCACCCGCCGGCGAGATGCGCACGGCGGTCGAGCGACTGGTGGCGAGTGGCGGCGTGGGCGGCGTGGGCGGCGACCGCATCCTCGTGTACGACGGATCACGCCAGAGCAGCCGATACACGGCGTCGGTCACGGGCATTGGTTCTTCGGCCACCGTGCTGCTGAGCGACGCGATGTTCGCGCAGGGCGCAGACGTTGGCGCGGTCAGGGCGGTGGTGGCCCATGAACTTGGACATCAGCGGCATGCTCATCCGCTTCAGCTCGCGATCTTCCTAACCTTCGTGGTCGGAGTGGGTCTACTGGTGGCCCAGCGCTCCTTCAAGTCGTCCGCACGCCTGCTCGGAAGGTCGGAACTGAGCCTCGCGGACCCCGCCGGCCTACCGATCCTGCTCGGCATCTTCGCCGTGTACACGCTCGTCACGACGCCGCTCGTGAACACGGCCGAGCGCCTGGTGGAGGCCGATGCTGACAGATACGGTCTCGAACTCGCTCGCGAACCGGACGGCATGGCCCGGGCGGTGCTCGCCACTGCGGACTACCGGGCAAGCCGACCGACCCGACTGGAGGAGTTCCTCTTCTACGATCATCCCAGCAACGCTCGGCGTATCGAGGCGGCCATGGAGTGGAAGGCCGACCACGCGGCGTCCGCAGCATCGGCGTTGAGATGCGCGGATTGCAGGAGCGGCAACGCGGCGAGACCAAGTGCGGATCTCGCAGGAGCGGAGAAGTGCAATGCAGCATCGGATGGCATTCATGAGGGCATCTGA
- a CDS encoding ATP-binding protein translates to MSFLAFGIALILAALCGAILAHRLGATGRTRAREGSEDNIRHVADSVPQVLWQGLPDGRVTFMNLRWTEITGATVEEGLDEDGWAWKNWFHPEDRQGLLDDWAQARATGRQFDSYRRLLHADGTYRWLQITARPVRSEEGAILRWYGVSTDIHAEMQAQLSVRALNQTLEQRVEERTRDLSVSEQRYRSIFERSQVALFEQNLDELVEALSSLHALHGDLLAGYLRDNPDKLSELLQLLRTEEVNSAALQFLGKSRSSLLRHSRPGVVDPKPFAELLQLIAEGRQDHWEGIVTLMVADGSIRQALCGITLVRGLGSTRAFTHLSDITEREHTREMLMEAREELSRANRALTVGALSMSLAHDLGQPISSIAMDATVGRRSLARTPSDTATASKALDRVISSARRAAELLNRVRETSSRRERSVEPVGLAEIIRVSVGLLEHEVRLQGCSVHLNLPAGAALVAADRVELQQVLINLILNALAASQCSSLNDRTIEVRLTEGADEVVVEVKDGGVGLPAGEESRIFDPLFSTRAGGMGMGLAICRTIIQGFGGDLTARNNPHGGATFEFTLPRSR, encoded by the coding sequence ATGTCGTTTCTGGCCTTTGGTATAGCGCTGATCCTCGCTGCCTTGTGCGGAGCTATTCTGGCGCATCGTCTCGGCGCGACGGGCCGGACTCGCGCCCGGGAGGGCAGCGAGGACAATATTCGGCACGTCGCGGACTCCGTCCCGCAGGTGCTCTGGCAGGGCCTCCCCGACGGCCGGGTCACCTTCATGAATCTGCGGTGGACCGAGATCACCGGAGCCACCGTCGAGGAAGGTCTCGACGAGGACGGCTGGGCCTGGAAGAACTGGTTCCACCCCGAGGATCGGCAGGGCCTCCTTGACGACTGGGCCCAGGCACGCGCGACTGGCCGCCAGTTCGACTCCTACCGTCGGCTGCTGCATGCGGACGGAACGTACAGATGGCTCCAGATCACTGCCCGCCCGGTGCGAAGCGAGGAGGGCGCGATCCTGCGCTGGTACGGAGTGTCCACCGACATTCACGCCGAGATGCAGGCGCAGCTGAGCGTCCGCGCGCTGAACCAGACACTGGAACAGCGGGTGGAGGAGCGGACCCGCGACCTTTCGGTCAGCGAGCAGCGGTACAGATCGATCTTCGAGCGATCACAGGTTGCCCTCTTCGAGCAGAACCTGGACGAGCTGGTGGAGGCGCTGTCGTCACTGCACGCCCTCCATGGAGATCTGCTGGCGGGCTACCTCCGAGACAATCCGGACAAGCTGTCGGAGCTGCTCCAGCTGCTGAGGACCGAGGAGGTGAACTCGGCCGCCCTCCAGTTCCTAGGCAAGTCACGCAGTTCGCTGCTCAGGCATTCGCGTCCCGGCGTCGTCGATCCGAAACCGTTTGCAGAGCTTCTCCAGCTCATAGCTGAGGGGCGGCAGGACCACTGGGAAGGCATCGTCACACTCATGGTCGCCGACGGCAGCATCAGACAGGCCCTCTGCGGCATCACGCTGGTGCGCGGCCTCGGGTCCACTCGCGCCTTCACCCATCTGAGCGACATCACCGAACGCGAGCACACGCGCGAGATGCTCATGGAGGCGAGGGAGGAGCTCTCGCGCGCCAACAGGGCTCTCACCGTAGGCGCTCTTTCGATGTCGCTGGCTCACGATCTCGGCCAGCCGATCAGTTCGATCGCCATGGACGCGACGGTCGGGCGGCGTTCCCTCGCCAGGACGCCCTCCGATACTGCGACGGCAAGCAAGGCTCTGGACCGCGTTATCTCGTCCGCCCGTCGCGCGGCCGAGCTGCTAAATCGCGTTCGCGAGACGTCGTCCCGCAGGGAGCGTTCCGTCGAACCGGTCGGCCTAGCCGAGATCATCCGCGTCAGCGTGGGCCTTCTGGAGCACGAGGTGCGCCTTCAGGGCTGCAGCGTCCATCTGAATCTTCCTGCCGGGGCGGCACTCGTCGCGGCTGACCGGGTCGAACTTCAGCAGGTCCTCATCAACCTGATCCTGAACGCGCTGGCGGCAAGCCAGTGCTCGTCCCTGAATGATCGGACCATCGAGGTGAGGCTGACCGAAGGCGCGGACGAGGTTGTCGTCGAGGTCAAGGACGGTGGCGTCGGGCTGCCGGCGGGAGAGGAGTCACGCATCTTCGATCCTCTGTTCTCGACCCGGGCGGGTGGAATGGGGATGGGACTGGCGATCTGCCGGACCATTATCCAGGGCTTCGGCGGCGACCTGACAGCCCGCAACAATCCGCATGGTGGCGCAACCTTCGAGTTTACGCTGCCGCGGTCACGCTAG
- a CDS encoding FMN-dependent NADH-azoreductase: MKLLHLDSSITGDGSASRAISAAIVEHFRTTHSDLEVTYRDLVKDPLTHLTLDTYVALERGEEVSQFLEAEVVVIGAGFYNFLIPSQLKSWIDRVAVRGKTFGYGENGPVGLAKGKRVIIALARGNVYSEGSPFASYEHAETLLRSVFDFVGANVEVIVAEGTGRGEDARRAAIEAAHVQANRLEGSLAAAAA; the protein is encoded by the coding sequence ATGAAGCTCCTTCATCTCGACTCCAGCATCACCGGCGACGGCTCCGCAAGCCGCGCGATCTCCGCCGCAATCGTCGAGCATTTCCGGACGACGCATTCCGATCTAGAGGTCACCTACCGCGATCTGGTGAAAGATCCTCTGACGCACCTAACGCTGGACACCTATGTCGCCCTCGAGCGCGGCGAGGAGGTGAGCCAGTTTCTCGAGGCGGAGGTCGTGGTGATCGGCGCCGGCTTCTACAACTTTTTGATCCCGAGCCAGCTCAAGTCGTGGATCGACCGCGTCGCTGTGCGGGGCAAGACGTTCGGCTATGGCGAAAACGGTCCCGTTGGGCTGGCGAAGGGCAAGCGCGTCATCATCGCGCTGGCTCGGGGCAACGTCTATAGCGAGGGTTCGCCGTTCGCCTCCTACGAGCACGCCGAGACGCTGCTTCGATCCGTCTTCGACTTCGTCGGAGCGAATGTGGAGGTGATCGTCGCAGAGGGAACTGGTCGTGGCGAAGACGCCCGTCGTGCAGCTATCGAGGCGGCGCACGTTCAGGCGAACAGGCTGGAAGGGAGTCTCGCCGCCGCCGCAGCGTGA
- a CDS encoding helix-turn-helix domain-containing protein, with translation MDMPASHGVTERCRRMSGVLTVIGDKWTVMIVMVLIARPRRFNEIKRTIGGISQQMLTRTLKALERDGMVSRTVYPTVPPQVEYALTDLGLSLSRPLRDLGAWAGAHLEQIDENRLRYDGEKSAG, from the coding sequence ATGGATATGCCCGCCTCCCACGGCGTGACCGAGCGCTGCCGCAGGATGAGCGGCGTGCTCACGGTCATCGGCGACAAGTGGACGGTGATGATAGTGATGGTGCTCATCGCGCGTCCACGTCGCTTCAACGAGATCAAACGCACGATCGGCGGCATTTCACAGCAGATGCTAACGCGCACGCTCAAGGCGCTCGAACGCGACGGAATGGTCAGCCGGACGGTGTATCCGACCGTTCCTCCGCAGGTCGAGTATGCGCTGACGGACCTAGGACTTTCGCTTTCGAGGCCGCTGCGGGATCTGGGCGCGTGGGCGGGTGCGCATCTCGAGCAGATCGACGAGAACCGACTGCGCTACGACGGCGAGAAGAGTGCTGGCTGA
- a CDS encoding alpha/beta fold hydrolase, translating into MLTHQNAPTQFIEAGPNRYAYRRFGNSTGTPIVLLQHFTGGLDHWDPAFTNGLAQYREIILVDNAGVGASTGDAPNTIEGMADCVRDFVDALELGTFDLLGFSMGGMVAQAFAKKDGDRVRRLVLVGTSPRGGDPSPYIAEVSQRARGNAGLEDMAWLFFGQSDAGRAAAARYWERRHARTEDVDPPSGMQTIMAQVAAGRDWLEPHGERFADLAAITMPTLVANGHLDVMLNTTNSFHLQQHLPNAQLIIYPDSGHAPHFQYPELFLAHMRLFLEA; encoded by the coding sequence ATGTTGACGCACCAGAACGCACCCACGCAGTTCATCGAAGCGGGCCCGAACCGCTACGCCTATCGCCGGTTCGGCAACTCGACCGGCACGCCGATCGTGCTCCTCCAGCACTTCACCGGCGGGCTCGATCATTGGGATCCAGCCTTCACCAACGGTCTGGCTCAATACCGCGAGATCATCCTCGTGGACAACGCGGGCGTGGGCGCCTCGACCGGGGATGCCCCGAACACCATCGAAGGCATGGCGGACTGCGTCCGCGACTTCGTCGACGCGCTGGAGCTCGGGACCTTCGATCTGCTGGGCTTCTCGATGGGCGGCATGGTCGCCCAGGCGTTCGCCAAGAAGGACGGCGATCGCGTCCGGCGTCTGGTACTGGTCGGCACAAGTCCGCGCGGGGGCGATCCGTCACCGTACATTGCCGAGGTTTCGCAGCGCGCGCGGGGCAACGCCGGGCTGGAAGACATGGCCTGGCTTTTCTTCGGTCAGTCGGATGCCGGGCGGGCGGCTGCGGCCAGGTACTGGGAGCGGCGCCACGCGCGCACCGAGGATGTCGATCCGCCGAGCGGCATGCAGACGATCATGGCGCAGGTCGCCGCCGGCCGGGACTGGCTCGAGCCGCATGGCGAGCGCTTCGCGGATCTCGCCGCGATCACGATGCCGACGCTGGTGGCGAACGGGCATCTGGACGTGATGCTGAACACGACGAACTCTTTCCATCTACAGCAGCACCTGCCGAACGCGCAGCTGATCATCTACCCGGACTCGGGGCACGCCCCGCATTTCCAGTACCCCGAGCTGTTCCTGGCTCACATGCGCCTGTTTCTCGAGGCCTGA
- a CDS encoding ATP-binding protein translates to MTERLRTPVLLMAAALLAALVFLVDIVAKYDFAISILYLAVLVLVSSAGGERTVLRAAQACVALTILAWTVVHLDQASPASALRSLFACIAIGVTAALLVSRKRLEAIRRDLDRSRSEVELFANSVPFVLWRSNPEGEIEYLNESWTAVTGLDRWSVLKDQRYNDVVHPGDIPALNESVSYAVATRTMTNLKIRVRQRDSSYRWMQIYDSPAFSPITGKVERFGGLSDVHDEVVAKEELQKVQCELEASRAELVNITDSVPQILWRADARGTLDFYNRRYPELTGRQFGERVERDDYLADFHPEDRETFVSLLERAMAAGTELRTMYRLRHADGSYRWMSHVGRPVPVVEGSDELRWYGGLSDIHEEVSAHQKVRELNETLEQRVTERTSELMRTERRYSGLFDVSNMTFAEMDFSAAERILDDLKGRGVIDLRAYMTAHADELARTLAVVRTTRVNDALARMMGYESVAELVANPPAQNADDGPEVLLRQLEMYFDGLGHIDGRTVLVGKGGRRIPVYFTVTRLPDGLHLSSHVDLSEQERIEGMRRAAQAELARANRIATVGAFSASIAHELNQPIASMLMDASTGLRLVGRENPDFEAISRILQRVDKTAERIAGIVQRTRNSIVAGRPATKAIDVCRLAKETRDLLRDDLSRAGADLQIACVEGVPSIMGDPIEVQQVLVNLVNNAADAMRDQPGHRRITMEITAEAAAVRIQVADSGPGIPDEHLSRLFDPFFTTKSTGIGMGLNICRATVEAMGGQLTVRNLPSGGASFAFELPRADPDLARGA, encoded by the coding sequence ATGACCGAGCGACTAAGAACACCCGTTCTGCTGATGGCAGCCGCGCTCCTCGCTGCGCTGGTCTTCTTGGTGGACATCGTCGCGAAGTACGACTTCGCGATCTCCATCCTCTACCTGGCGGTCCTGGTGCTCGTCTCGTCAGCAGGCGGCGAGAGAACGGTCCTTCGCGCGGCTCAGGCCTGCGTAGCGCTCACGATACTGGCATGGACGGTCGTCCACCTCGACCAGGCCTCTCCGGCGAGTGCCCTGCGGTCTCTATTCGCCTGCATCGCCATCGGCGTCACTGCTGCTCTGCTGGTTAGTCGCAAACGGCTCGAGGCGATTAGGCGCGACCTCGACCGCAGCAGGTCCGAGGTCGAACTCTTCGCCAACTCGGTGCCCTTCGTCCTGTGGCGCTCGAACCCGGAAGGCGAGATCGAGTACCTTAACGAGAGTTGGACGGCGGTCACCGGGCTCGATCGGTGGAGCGTGCTGAAGGACCAGCGCTACAACGACGTCGTCCATCCGGGGGACATACCCGCCCTCAACGAATCTGTATCGTACGCGGTCGCCACGCGAACGATGACCAATCTGAAGATCCGGGTCCGGCAGCGGGACAGCTCCTACCGCTGGATGCAGATCTACGACAGTCCGGCGTTCTCTCCTATCACCGGCAAGGTGGAGCGCTTCGGCGGCCTCTCGGACGTGCACGACGAGGTAGTCGCCAAAGAGGAGCTGCAGAAGGTACAGTGCGAGCTGGAAGCGAGCAGGGCCGAGCTTGTCAACATAACCGACTCCGTGCCGCAGATCCTCTGGCGCGCCGATGCCCGAGGCACTCTCGACTTCTATAATCGCAGGTATCCCGAGCTCACGGGCCGGCAATTCGGCGAACGGGTCGAACGCGACGACTACCTGGCCGACTTTCATCCAGAGGACCGCGAGACGTTCGTTTCGCTGCTGGAGCGGGCAATGGCGGCGGGGACCGAGCTTCGCACGATGTACAGGCTGCGCCACGCCGACGGCAGCTACCGCTGGATGTCGCACGTCGGTCGCCCGGTGCCCGTCGTGGAAGGTTCGGACGAGCTGCGCTGGTACGGTGGCCTGTCGGACATCCACGAGGAGGTGTCGGCGCACCAGAAGGTTCGCGAGCTCAACGAGACGCTCGAACAGCGCGTCACGGAGAGGACGTCCGAGCTGATGCGCACGGAGCGCCGCTATTCCGGGCTGTTCGACGTCAGCAACATGACCTTTGCGGAAATGGACTTCAGCGCGGCAGAGAGGATCCTTGATGACCTCAAAGGGCGCGGCGTCATCGATCTGCGCGCGTACATGACGGCGCACGCGGACGAGCTGGCCCGCACGCTGGCGGTCGTCCGGACCACCCGCGTCAACGACGCGTTGGCGCGCATGATGGGCTACGAGAGCGTGGCCGAGCTCGTCGCCAACCCGCCGGCTCAGAACGCCGACGACGGTCCTGAGGTGCTGCTTCGCCAGCTTGAGATGTACTTCGACGGACTAGGTCACATCGATGGTCGGACCGTTCTCGTTGGCAAGGGTGGCCGACGAATACCGGTCTACTTCACCGTCACCCGGCTGCCGGACGGACTTCACCTGTCGAGCCACGTCGACCTCTCGGAGCAGGAGCGGATCGAAGGCATGCGCCGAGCCGCCCAGGCGGAGCTTGCGCGCGCGAACCGGATCGCCACGGTCGGCGCCTTCTCCGCCTCCATCGCCCACGAGCTTAACCAGCCGATCGCCTCCATGCTGATGGACGCGTCGACGGGACTGCGCCTTGTAGGTCGCGAGAACCCTGACTTCGAAGCGATATCCCGCATCCTTCAGCGCGTCGACAAGACGGCTGAGCGCATCGCCGGCATCGTGCAGCGGACGCGAAACAGCATCGTCGCAGGTCGGCCGGCTACGAAGGCCATCGATGTCTGCCGTCTCGCCAAGGAGACACGCGATCTCCTCCGCGACGATCTCTCGCGAGCGGGAGCGGATCTGCAGATCGCCTGCGTTGAAGGCGTACCCTCGATCATGGGAGACCCGATCGAGGTGCAGCAGGTTCTCGTCAACCTGGTGAACAATGCTGCCGACGCGATGCGGGACCAGCCAGGGCATCGCCGCATAACGATGGAGATCACCGCGGAGGCAGCTGCGGTCCGAATCCAGGTCGCGGACTCAGGACCGGGTATTCCCGACGAGCACCTGTCGAGACTGTTCGATCCGTTCTTCACGACAAAGTCGACCGGCATAGGCATGGGTCTGAACATCTGCCGCGCGACCGTCGAGGCGATGGGTGGACAGCTGACCGTGCGAAACCTGCCGAGCGGCGGCGCCAGCTTCGCGTTCGAACTGCCTCGCGCGGACCCCGATCTGGCACGAGGCGCCTGA
- a CDS encoding NAD(P)H-binding protein — protein MSSHGPITARPRIAVAGATGRVGAALVGGLAYDAVDIVALSRRGSSSRLPVGTNIVEIDFDRPASLLDALTGTERLFLAHGTSDQQVGNEIAMIDAAVAAGVSHIVKLSAMGPPTRLHPFDWHMRVEAHLAEQAIGYTVLRPSCFVDVLARAKEPVSKGTWGGTAGAGRVNLIDTRDVADVARIALLDGQFLTSQRAYHLTGPKAVSMPDIADELSSLVHRPVPYAHRTPEEHRDVLIASGTGEMVADLLLGLDRIFLEGVLAETTTTVAELTGREARSTSRWLHDNISGFVSSSGSLAV, from the coding sequence ATGTCCAGTCACGGCCCAATCACGGCTCGACCTCGGATCGCGGTGGCCGGCGCTACGGGCCGAGTGGGAGCGGCACTCGTCGGTGGCCTGGCCTATGACGCGGTCGACATCGTGGCGCTTTCGCGCCGCGGCTCCTCCAGCCGGCTGCCGGTCGGCACGAATATCGTCGAGATCGACTTCGACCGGCCCGCCTCCCTTCTGGATGCACTGACGGGGACCGAGCGCCTGTTTCTCGCGCACGGAACGTCCGACCAGCAGGTCGGAAACGAGATTGCGATGATCGACGCGGCGGTCGCTGCCGGCGTCTCGCATATCGTGAAGCTCTCTGCGATGGGTCCGCCGACCAGGCTGCATCCGTTCGACTGGCACATGCGGGTCGAGGCGCATCTGGCGGAGCAGGCCATCGGCTACACGGTCCTGCGGCCAAGCTGCTTCGTGGACGTCCTCGCCCGCGCCAAGGAGCCGGTCTCGAAGGGCACTTGGGGCGGCACGGCCGGCGCTGGTCGAGTCAACCTGATCGACACCCGGGACGTGGCCGATGTCGCACGCATCGCCCTTCTCGACGGGCAGTTCCTCACCTCACAGCGAGCCTATCATCTTACCGGACCAAAAGCGGTGAGCATGCCCGATATAGCCGACGAACTGTCCAGTCTAGTTCATCGCCCCGTCCCCTACGCGCATCGAACGCCCGAAGAGCACCGTGATGTGCTCATCGCCTCCGGCACGGGCGAGATGGTCGCCGACCTACTTCTCGGGCTCGATCGCATCTTTCTGGAAGGCGTCCTTGCGGAGACGACGACCACGGTCGCCGAGCTCACCGGCAGGGAAGCCCGTTCCACAAGCCGATGGCTCCACGACAACATATCCGGCTTCGTATCATCGTCTGGGTCGCTGGCGGTATGA
- a CDS encoding alpha/beta fold hydrolase — MATITTKDGTQIFYKDWGSKDAQPILFHHGWPLSSDDWDNQMLFFLSKGYRVIAHDRRGHGRSTQTDIGNDMDTYVADVIELTDHLNLRNAVHIGHSTGGGEAARYAAKAKPGRVAKVVLVSAIPPVMLKSEKNPGGLPISVFDGYREALAANRAQLYMDIASGPFYGFNREGAKIYPGTIQNWWRQGMIGSAKAHYDCVAVFSETDFTEDLKQIAVPTLVMHGDDDQVVPIADAAPLAVKLLRHGQLKVYKGYPHGMLTTHADVLNPDLLAFIKS, encoded by the coding sequence ATGGCTACCATCACGACCAAGGACGGAACGCAGATCTTCTACAAGGACTGGGGATCCAAGGATGCGCAGCCGATCTTGTTCCATCACGGCTGGCCGCTCTCATCCGACGACTGGGACAACCAGATGCTGTTCTTCCTGTCGAAGGGATATCGCGTCATCGCCCATGACCGTCGCGGACACGGACGCTCGACCCAGACCGACATCGGCAACGACATGGACACGTATGTCGCGGACGTGATCGAACTAACCGATCACCTGAACCTCAGGAACGCGGTCCATATCGGCCACTCCACCGGCGGCGGCGAGGCGGCGCGGTACGCTGCCAAGGCCAAGCCGGGCCGGGTCGCCAAGGTGGTGCTGGTCTCTGCCATTCCGCCGGTCATGCTCAAGTCCGAGAAGAACCCGGGCGGACTGCCAATTTCGGTCTTCGACGGCTACCGCGAGGCGCTGGCCGCCAATCGTGCGCAGCTCTATATGGATATCGCCAGCGGACCGTTCTACGGCTTCAATCGCGAGGGCGCGAAGATCTATCCCGGCACGATCCAGAATTGGTGGCGGCAGGGCATGATTGGTAGTGCCAAGGCACATTACGACTGCGTCGCGGTCTTTTCGGAAACCGATTTCACCGAGGACCTGAAGCAGATCGCGGTGCCCACGCTCGTGATGCACGGCGACGACGACCAGGTCGTGCCCATCGCCGACGCGGCGCCCCTGGCGGTAAAGCTCCTCCGGCATGGTCAGCTCAAGGTCTACAAGGGCTACCCGCACGGGATGCTGACAACCCACGCGGACGTGCTGAATCCTGACCTACTCGCCTTCATCAAGAGCTGA